TGCAAATACCCGGATCTGGAACAGGGAGCGTTCGCTTATCTGCTCCTGCAGGAAATGGCGATTATCGTATCGATGATAATGTCAGAACAATATGACAGCCGCATGATTCGGAAAATACAATGGAATGTGCGAAGCGGACTGAAAAAATATATTGCGGATGGTCAGGTGCCGCTGTATTTAAAATGCTGTGCAATACTGATCGCGGCATGGCCGGGGCTGTTTATTCTTATTTATAAGATCGTGTTTAAGCAGGCGAGGGATATGCAGGTCATAAAAAGGGCAAAGGAGACTTGTGCATGACAGAACGGTTCGTATATGTAATTCTGCATTATGGCGCGTATGAAGAGACAGTGAAAGCCATCGACAGCGTCCAGGGACTGTCTGTGGAAAAGAGCAAAAAAGAAAACAGGATAGAAAAAAACGGAATAGAGAAAAACAACAGTCAAATTGTGGTGGTCGATAACGCGTCGCCCGACGGAAGCGGAAAAAGACTCGTGGAGCGGTATGGGGGCACGCAGGATGTACATATACTTCTTAATCATGTAAATGAGGGATTTGCCCGGGGGAATAATTTCGGATACGACTTTGCCAGGCGGGAGCTTGCCGGAGAGTTCATTGTAGTTATGAATAATGATGTGGAGATCTTACAGGGAAATTTTGAGCAAATAGTAAGACAGATTTACAGGGAATCTCCCTTTCATGTGTTGGGGCCCGACATCGTTACCGCTGACGGGGAGCGGAGAAATCCTCACAGAAAGAAACCGTTCACCATTGCTGACATCAACAGGATTATCCGCAATCGGACGATCATTCTCTGGTATCTGAAAATAAAACAGGCGTTCAGAATTGAGAATAAAATCCACTGGCTCGAAGACTGGGACAGGCGGCGGGTGTGCAGGGAGCGCAGTGATCTGCAGGCGCAGAGAGAGAGCCGCCAGAGCGGCGTTGTCCTGCACGGAAGTTTCCTCGTATTCTCGCCCGCTTTTGTCATGCGGGAGGAACGCGCTTTCTGCCCGGATACTTTTATGTATATGGAAGAAGAGATTCTGTCTTATCTCTGTAACGGGAAAGGGTATGAGATGTTATATACGCCGGAAATACAAGTGCTACATAAAGAAGAAGTTTCCACGGCGCAGAGCAGAAATGCGTTTCAGAAATATCTGTTTTATACGCAGCATCTGCGTGAGTCGGCCCGCGTTATGAAAGGGGTATTGTCAGGGTGATTGCGTTATGAAGCCAAAGATGCTCTATATCATGTGTGTGTCATGGCACTGGATCTATCAAAGGCCCCATATACTGGCGGAACAGTTGTCTCATGGCTATGAAGTAACGGTCGTCTACCCGTTTGTATTGTCGGAGACCGGTAAAAAAGCTGCGGACACAGAGCAGATCAGATTTCGCAGACTGTTCCACACTCCTTTCCGGGAGAGAAACCGGCTTGGAGAGTGGCTGTTTGTGACAGGTAACCGGCTGCTGACGCTGCGGGATGTTCGGAAATTTGATTATCTGTTTTTCGACCATCCGGTATATGCCAGGTTTATCCCGGAGGATTATCAGGGCAAAGTGATCTATGACTGTATGGACAATCATGAGGCGATGTGCGGGTATGCCAGCTACGCGCGCAATGTAAGACGGCTGGAATCCTTTCTGGCAAAACGGTGCGATCTGCTTCTGGCGACATCGGAGACGCTGAAGACAAAGATGGACAGGCTTGCGGGTGGGCCGAAATGCGTACTGAGCAGGAACGGTACGGATGCGGCTGTTTATCCGCTGAAAATACCGGAGATCAGAGAACATTATACAATCGGCTACATCGGGACGGTCTCAGCCTGGTTTGACTTCGCGCTTCTGACATCGACAGGCAGAGAACTTTCGTCCGTAACATACCGGCTGATCGGCCCGGCGGACAGAATTGTCAAAAGCGACAATCTGATCTATGAAGGCAGTGTGCCACATGATGCTCTTTATGACCGGATCAGAGACTGCGATTGTCTGATTATGCCGTTTCAGCTCAATGAAATCACGCTGGCAGTCGACCCGGTAAAATTATATGAATACATTGCGTTTGGCAAATGTGTGATCAGTATTTATTATCCGGAGATTGAGCGATTCAGAGATTTTGTATATTTTTATCAAAGTGCAGAGGAGTTTGTTGGTCTTGTGCGGAGTCTGTCCCGGGAAGGGTTTCCGGTCAAATATTCGGAGACGCAGAGGGAGGCATTTCTGTCCCGGAACACATGGGAGCACAGAGCGAGGGAGCTGATGATCAACATAGACGAGATACAGGTATGAAGAGAAAAAAAGTAATGAGTGTTTTTGGGACAAGGCCGGAGGCGGTCAAAATGTGCCCACTCGTAAAGGAACTGGAAAAAAGCGGGGATTTAGAGAGCGTAGTCTGTCTGACAGGCCAGCATCGGGAGATGCTGCAGCAGGTCATTGATGTTTTCGGCATCCGCGTCAAGTACAATCTGGATATTATGCGCCCGTCGCAGACATTGACGGGGATTACCGTGGAAGTGCTGCAGAAAATAGAAGGGGTACTGAAAGAGGAAAAACCGGACATCGTTCTCGTTCATGGCGACACGACGACTTCCTTTGCAGTGGCACTGGCGGCATTTTATCAGCAGATACCGGTAGGGCATGTGGAGGCGGGACTTCGGACCTGGTGTAAATATTCTCCCTTTCCCGAGGAGATGAACCGGGAACTGACCGGGCGCATTGCCACACTTCATTTTGCACCGACAGAAAACAATCGCAGAAATCTGAAGCTGGAAGGCGTCTTTGCGGATGTCCATGTGACTGGCAACACAGTGCTGGATGCATTCCGGACAACGGTGAGAGAAGATTACCGGTTTAAAGACCGAAGCATCGCCGCGCTTGATCTGTCGGGAAAACGTTGTCTTCTTATGACGGCTCACAGAAGGGAAAATCTCGGGGAGCCTCTGCGGAACATCTGCCGGGCCGTAAAACGGATTGTGCAGACGTTTCCGGACGTGACCGTCGTCTATCCGGTCCATATGAATCCGGCGGTGAGAAGTGTTGCCTGGGACGTATTGGGTGATACGGAAAGAGTCTGTCTGACGGAGCCGCTGGATGTGGAGGACATGCACAACCTGATGTCGAGAAGTTATCTGGTGATGACGGATTCGGGCGGGCTGCAGGAGGAGGCTCCGGCCTGCGGTGTCCCGGTGCTCGTACTGCGGACCGAGACGGAGAGACCAGAGGCAGTGGAAGCCGGAACAGTGAGAGTCGTCGGTGTGGAAGAAGAGAGCATCTATACGAACGCAGCCGAACTGCTGACGGATGAAAAAGCATACGCTGCGATGGCAAAGGCGGTCAATCCGTATGGGGATGGTCATGCAAGCGAGAGGATCACGGGAATATTGTGTGACCGAAAGGATTTCCTTGTTTATGAACAGTAGAGTTTTCAAAGCGGTAAGGATAAGTAAGTATGTATTGCCTGCCCTGTGGCTGGCGGCGATTCTGGGAGTGGCACTGACAAAGCTGCCGCCCTGCACAGTCAGGGCGTATGTGATCACAGACCAGGGGACATTCTCTCAGGGGCAGCAGAGTGCTGAGGATGAGGGTCATATTGCCTTGTATGTGGGAGAGGGCGACGTCATTGTCAAAAGCATCCGTTTTTATGGGGAAGTCCCGGGATTAAAACTCAAGGCCATCTCGGGGAGCCAGCTCTGGCAACATGTTGACACGGAACGGACACCGGGAGTGGAATACAGAGACGGCGGGCTTTTCATCAAAAGTGTCAGCAATGATGCGGCCGTCAGGATCGTCATGAATGAGGCTTATGAACAGACAGTCACAGGCCTGTCCCATTCCCGGATACCGGACAGACTGCTGGCAGCTCTGTCTCTCACGGCGGCAGCAGGGTTTTTGCTCTATCTGTGTGCGGCGGCAGAAGACAAGCTGAAAACCCGCTACGGGCATGGCGCCTGGTATGAGATGAAACGGTTTTGGAAAGACATTGTCAAATATAAGGAATATATCATCTATGCGGCAAAATCGGATCTGAATGCCGAAGTTTCCAACTCGTATCTGAACAGACTGTGGTGGCTGCTGGAGCCGTTTATGAATATGCTCATTTATGCGCTGATCTTTGGGAAAATGTTTGGATCGTCGATCGAAAACTATACGAGTTTTTTGTTTGCCAGTCTTCTGCTATGGAATTATTTCAACAGAGTGACGAACGCCAGTGTACAGTTGGTGCGCATCTACAGAGGGGTTGTGGCCAATATTTATATCCCCAAGTTCGTGTTGCTTTTGTCGGTAATGGTTTTGAATCTGTACAAGCTGGTGTTTTCTATGATTGTATTGGTGCCGATGCTTCTGCTCAGCCGTGTGCAGTTTGGTCTGTGTACGCTGCTTGTCATACCGGCGGTGCTGGTACTGATTCTGTTGTCATTTGGGATCGGAATGCTGCTCATTCATTTCGGGGTATATATGGATGATCTCAGTTATGTGGTGACGATCCTTTTGAATATGCTCTGCTTTCTGTCCGGTATTTTTTATGATGTCATCGAGACGATACCGGAGCCGTTCAACCGGTTTCTGATGGTGGCCAATCCGGTGGCGGCAGTTATCGATACGATGCGGAACGCGCTTCTCTATCATACGGCTTCCAATGTGCTCACGCTTGTTTGCTGGGGAGTCTTCGGCCTTGTGCTGT
The sequence above is a segment of the Lachnospiraceae bacterium JLR.KK008 genome. Coding sequences within it:
- a CDS encoding glycosyltransferase; its protein translation is MTERFVYVILHYGAYEETVKAIDSVQGLSVEKSKKENRIEKNGIEKNNSQIVVVDNASPDGSGKRLVERYGGTQDVHILLNHVNEGFARGNNFGYDFARRELAGEFIVVMNNDVEILQGNFEQIVRQIYRESPFHVLGPDIVTADGERRNPHRKKPFTIADINRIIRNRTIILWYLKIKQAFRIENKIHWLEDWDRRRVCRERSDLQAQRESRQSGVVLHGSFLVFSPAFVMREERAFCPDTFMYMEEEILSYLCNGKGYEMLYTPEIQVLHKEEVSTAQSRNAFQKYLFYTQHLRESARVMKGVLSG
- a CDS encoding glycosyltransferase, which produces MKPKMLYIMCVSWHWIYQRPHILAEQLSHGYEVTVVYPFVLSETGKKAADTEQIRFRRLFHTPFRERNRLGEWLFVTGNRLLTLRDVRKFDYLFFDHPVYARFIPEDYQGKVIYDCMDNHEAMCGYASYARNVRRLESFLAKRCDLLLATSETLKTKMDRLAGGPKCVLSRNGTDAAVYPLKIPEIREHYTIGYIGTVSAWFDFALLTSTGRELSSVTYRLIGPADRIVKSDNLIYEGSVPHDALYDRIRDCDCLIMPFQLNEITLAVDPVKLYEYIAFGKCVISIYYPEIERFRDFVYFYQSAEEFVGLVRSLSREGFPVKYSETQREAFLSRNTWEHRARELMINIDEIQV
- the wecB gene encoding UDP-N-acetylglucosamine 2-epimerase (non-hydrolyzing), which produces MKRKKVMSVFGTRPEAVKMCPLVKELEKSGDLESVVCLTGQHREMLQQVIDVFGIRVKYNLDIMRPSQTLTGITVEVLQKIEGVLKEEKPDIVLVHGDTTTSFAVALAAFYQQIPVGHVEAGLRTWCKYSPFPEEMNRELTGRIATLHFAPTENNRRNLKLEGVFADVHVTGNTVLDAFRTTVREDYRFKDRSIAALDLSGKRCLLMTAHRRENLGEPLRNICRAVKRIVQTFPDVTVVYPVHMNPAVRSVAWDVLGDTERVCLTEPLDVEDMHNLMSRSYLVMTDSGGLQEEAPACGVPVLVLRTETERPEAVEAGTVRVVGVEEESIYTNAAELLTDEKAYAAMAKAVNPYGDGHASERITGILCDRKDFLVYEQ
- a CDS encoding ABC transporter permease — its product is MNSRVFKAVRISKYVLPALWLAAILGVALTKLPPCTVRAYVITDQGTFSQGQQSAEDEGHIALYVGEGDVIVKSIRFYGEVPGLKLKAISGSQLWQHVDTERTPGVEYRDGGLFIKSVSNDAAVRIVMNEAYEQTVTGLSHSRIPDRLLAALSLTAAAGFLLYLCAAAEDKLKTRYGHGAWYEMKRFWKDIVKYKEYIIYAAKSDLNAEVSNSYLNRLWWLLEPFMNMLIYALIFGKMFGSSIENYTSFLFASLLLWNYFNRVTNASVQLVRIYRGVVANIYIPKFVLLLSVMVLNLYKLVFSMIVLVPMLLLSRVQFGLCTLLVIPAVLVLILLSFGIGMLLIHFGVYMDDLSYVVTILLNMLCFLSGIFYDVIETIPEPFNRFLMVANPVAAVIDTMRNALLYHTASNVLTLVCWGVFGLVLSMIGVHTVYKYENGYIKVI